The following are encoded together in the Brassica napus cultivar Da-Ae chromosome A9, Da-Ae, whole genome shotgun sequence genome:
- the LOC106426974 gene encoding ureide permease 1-like, whose translation MYMIESKGGAIACMLLALLFLGTWPAIMTLTERRGRLPQHTYLDYTITNLLAAVIIAFTLGQIGPSRPNFITQLSQDNWQSVMFAMAGGIVLSLGNLATQYAWAFVGLSVTEVVTSSITVVIGTTVNYFLDDRINRAEILFPGAACFLIAVCFGSAVHKSNAADNKSKLQNFNSLETASSFQIETNHANSGLGKEKAKEGTAAFLIELEKQRAIKVFGKSTIIGLAITFFAGICFSMFSPAFNLATNDQWHTLKHGVPKLTVYTAFFYFSISAFVIALILNIRFLYWPVLGLPRSSFKAYLNDWNGRGWSFLAGFLCGFGNGLQFMGGQAAGYAAADAVQALPLVSTIWGILLFGEYRRSSRRTYVLLISMLFMFIVAVAVLMASAGHRK comes from the exons ATGTATATGATCGAGAGCAAAGGAGGAGCAATCGCTTGTATGCTCTTGGCTCTTCTCTTCTTAGGGACATGGCCAGCAATAATGACTCTAACTGAAAGACGTGGCCGGCTTCCTCAACACACTTATCTTGACTACACAATCACAAATCTGTTAGCTGCAGTGATCATAGCGTTCACACTAGGCCAAATAGGTCCAAGCAGACCAAATTTCATCACACAACTTTCTCAA gaTAATTGGCAGTCTGTGATGTTTGCAATGGCTGGCGGAATAGTTCTTAGCCTTGGAAACTTAGCAACACAATATGCTTGGGCTTTTGTTGGTCTATCAGTCACTGAAGTCGTCACATCTAGTATCACTGTTGTTATTG GCACAACTGTGAACTATTTCTTGGATGATAGAATCAACAGAGCTGAGATCCTTTTCCCGGGCGCCGCTTGTTTCTTGATAGCAGTTTGTTTCGGCTCTGCTGTTCATAAGTCAAATGCAGCTGATAACAAATCCAAACTCCAAAACTTCAATAG TTTAGAGACTGCTTCTTCTTTCCAAATAGAGACAAATCATGCAAACAGCGGGTTAGGGAAAGAGAAAGCAAAAGAAGGGACTGCAGCTTTTCTTATAGAGCTTGAGAAACAGAGAGCTATAAAG GTCTTTGGGAAAAGCACAATAATTGGACTGGCAATAACTTTCTTTGCCGGTATCTGTTTCTCCATGTTCTCTCCTGCATTCAACTTAGCTACAAACGATCAATGGCACACATTGAAACATGGGGTTCCAAAACTCACTGTGTACACCGCTTTCTTCTACTTCTCAATCTCTGCATTTGTGATTGCTCTGATACTAAACATCAGATTTCTCTATTGGCCTGTACTTGGTCTCCCAAGATCTTCTTTCAAGGCTTACCTAAATGACTGGAACGGTAGAGGATGGTCTTTCTTGGCTGGATTTCTCTGTGGATTTGGTAATGGTCTTCAGTTCATGGGTGGTCAAGCCGCAGGCTATGCAGCTGCAGACGCTGTTCAG GCACTTCCACTTGTGAGTACGATTTGGGGGATATTGCTGTTTGGAGAATACAGGAGATCATCGAGAAGAACATATGTACTTCTTATTAGTATGCTCTTCATGTTCATAGTCGCAGTTGCGGTTCTTATGGCCTCAGCAGGACATAGAAAATGA
- the LOC106426973 gene encoding putative F-box/kelch-repeat protein At4g39756, translating into MGGCKADETKNWAEVFDPITQTWESLHDPGPSLLRSSLIKTIYGREGKAYVSNTENTNYFYDPKELRWGVAKVALNVERMCDIANVLYAFDDKNYFSWYDTKREEWRMVKGLQILVRNCCDSVIDIANYGGKLLVLWEKKQPNKWYEKNIWSSVIALERRFGDEVCGIVEWATIVLTVPRSYVFLRC; encoded by the coding sequence ATGGGAGGTTGCAAGGCAGATGAAACGAAGAATTGGGCCGAGGTGTTCGACCCAATTACGCAAACGTGGGAATCTTTACATGACCCTGGCCCTAGTCTCCTCCGCTCCTCTTTAATCAAGACAATATACGGGAGAGAGGGAAAGGCTTACGTTAGTAACACCGagaatacaaattatttttatgatcCAAAGGAGCTGAGATGGGGCGTTGCAAAAGTGGCACTCAATGTTGAGAGAATGTGTGATATAGCGAATGTTTTGTACGCTTTTGATGATAAAAACTATTTCTCGTGGTATGACACAAAGCGTGAAGAGTGGAGAATGGTCAAAGGCTTGCAGATACTGGTGAGGAATTGTTGTGATAGTGTTATTGACATAGCTAACTACGGTGGGAAACTCTTAGTCTTGTGGGAGAAGAAGCAGCCTAATAAGTGGTATGAGAAGAACATTTGGTCCTCGGTGATTGCACTTGAAAGACGCTTTGGTGATGAAGTTTGTGGAATTGTTGAGTGGGCTACCATTGTGCTCACAGTTCCCAGATCATATGTTTTCTTGCGTTGCTAA